A genomic stretch from Anaerolinea thermophila UNI-1 includes:
- a CDS encoding Nramp family divalent metal transporter — MNLYWVIGVLILIVMVQAILIFLLWRRSRQVVLGLDEIAEDTLKVLYHLSRQKAPVSRSELIRGADIQPARFPIIVEEMTRRKWVLLQGENLILLPAGERRAIELIRAHRLWERYLADKEGVALHALHEEAMRREHLTSPEEADRLAAELGHPQFDPHGDPIPTREGLLVHGESGVPLSRWPEKQMAQVTHVEDEPPALFSQLALLGLTPGAQVEIDVREPNRILLWSGRRRIALSPVAAEGVFVVPQPPEQVSLSEIEIGQSGRILSIRNTQALDPALTQAGLRAGAEVAAIRADPLGDPVYYRVNGNTIPLSRVQANQIQLDALTIREITLPQKPWLQEEIERLKEIMVRYGSGAVLKRALLFLGPAFLISVGYMDPGNWGTDIEGGARFGYCLLWVILLANLMAILMQTLSAKLGIATGKSLPEVCRDHYPKWLSVTLWVTAELAAIATDLAEFLGGAVGFYLLFGIPLFPAALLTGVIISLILLLEHYGFRKLEMVIIGLIAVIGFMYMAEIWLSKPDWSQIAHGLLIPTLPDGAMLVAVGIIGATVMPHNLYLHSALIQTRVRVSDSLRRKQSVYRLAIVDSIVALNGAFLVNSAILTMSAAAFSGGRLHEYSLESAHQTLVPLLGPLAGTAFAIALLASGLSSSTTATMAGQVIMEGFINHRMNVWLRRAITMIPSLIIIGLGLNPLTILILSQVSLSFQLPFAMIPLVLFTSNREIMGEFTNRPATTFLAWLTTGMILTLNILLLVQTFSSG; from the coding sequence ATGAATTTGTATTGGGTAATTGGGGTTCTGATACTGATTGTCATGGTTCAAGCCATTCTCATCTTCCTGCTCTGGCGGCGGAGCAGGCAGGTGGTTCTGGGTTTGGACGAGATTGCTGAAGATACCCTGAAAGTGCTGTATCACCTCTCGCGTCAGAAAGCGCCTGTTAGCCGGAGCGAACTCATCCGCGGCGCAGATATACAACCGGCGCGCTTCCCGATCATCGTGGAAGAAATGACGCGCCGTAAATGGGTTCTCCTGCAAGGGGAAAACCTTATCCTCTTACCGGCAGGGGAACGGCGCGCTATTGAGTTAATTCGTGCTCATCGTCTGTGGGAGCGCTATCTGGCAGACAAAGAAGGAGTGGCTCTTCACGCACTGCACGAAGAAGCCATGCGCCGGGAGCACCTGACCTCCCCCGAGGAAGCCGATCGCCTGGCGGCAGAATTGGGCCATCCTCAGTTTGACCCCCATGGCGATCCCATTCCAACCCGCGAGGGACTTTTGGTCCATGGCGAAAGTGGTGTACCTCTCAGCCGTTGGCCAGAAAAACAGATGGCTCAGGTCACTCATGTGGAAGATGAACCTCCTGCGCTTTTTTCACAACTGGCTCTTTTAGGGTTGACACCCGGTGCACAGGTTGAAATTGACGTGAGGGAACCCAACCGCATTTTACTCTGGAGTGGTAGAAGACGAATTGCCCTTTCGCCTGTAGCGGCAGAGGGTGTCTTTGTAGTTCCACAACCACCCGAACAGGTGTCGCTTTCGGAAATTGAAATTGGGCAGTCTGGTCGGATTCTTTCCATAAGGAACACGCAGGCGTTGGATCCAGCCCTGACGCAGGCAGGGTTGAGAGCAGGGGCTGAAGTTGCCGCGATTCGCGCTGATCCGCTGGGAGACCCGGTGTATTACCGGGTCAATGGGAACACCATTCCTCTGAGTCGGGTGCAAGCCAATCAAATTCAACTGGATGCGCTCACAATCCGCGAAATTACTTTACCCCAAAAGCCCTGGTTGCAGGAAGAGATTGAACGGCTCAAAGAGATCATGGTGCGTTACGGTAGCGGTGCCGTGCTCAAGCGCGCGCTCTTATTTTTGGGCCCGGCTTTTCTCATCAGTGTTGGCTACATGGACCCTGGAAACTGGGGAACGGATATTGAGGGGGGAGCGCGATTTGGCTACTGTCTCTTATGGGTGATATTGCTAGCCAATCTGATGGCAATTTTGATGCAAACTTTATCCGCCAAACTGGGGATTGCTACGGGGAAATCCTTACCTGAGGTGTGTAGGGATCATTATCCCAAGTGGCTGAGCGTCACGCTTTGGGTGACCGCAGAACTGGCAGCCATTGCTACCGATTTGGCTGAATTTTTGGGTGGAGCCGTTGGCTTTTATTTGCTTTTCGGTATTCCCCTGTTTCCAGCGGCCTTGTTGACGGGAGTCATTATCTCGCTCATTTTGTTACTGGAGCATTACGGCTTCCGCAAACTGGAAATGGTGATTATCGGCTTAATTGCTGTAATTGGCTTCATGTACATGGCGGAAATCTGGCTTTCCAAGCCGGATTGGTCGCAAATTGCTCATGGATTATTGATTCCCACCCTTCCAGATGGCGCTATGCTGGTAGCGGTGGGAATAATTGGGGCAACGGTCATGCCACACAATCTTTACCTCCACAGCGCTCTGATTCAGACGCGCGTGCGTGTCAGCGACTCGCTGAGACGCAAACAATCGGTGTATCGTCTGGCGATCGTGGACTCCATTGTGGCGCTTAATGGCGCTTTTCTGGTAAATTCGGCGATCTTAACCATGTCAGCGGCGGCCTTTTCTGGGGGGCGACTGCATGAATATTCGCTGGAATCAGCGCATCAAACCCTGGTGCCCTTGCTGGGGCCTCTGGCGGGGACGGCGTTTGCGATTGCGCTACTGGCTTCCGGGCTTTCTTCATCCACTACAGCCACCATGGCGGGTCAGGTGATTATGGAAGGGTTTATCAATCACCGTATGAATGTCTGGTTGCGTCGCGCCATTACGATGATACCTTCTCTCATTATCATTGGGCTGGGATTGAATCCACTAACGATTTTGATACTTTCGCAGGTCAGTTTGTCCTTTCAGTTGCCGTTTGCCATGATTCCCCTGGTGCTCTTTACCAGTAATCGTGAAATTATGGGGGAATTTACTAACCGTCCCGCCACTACTTTTTTGGCGTGGCTCACTACAGGGATGATCTTAACGTTAAACATTTTACTTCTGGTGCAGACATTCTCTTCAGGATAG
- a CDS encoding VIT1/CCC1 transporter family protein produces MPHREYHYTDRIGWIRAAVLGANDGIVSIASLLMGVAAAGTGHSGILIAGVAGLVAGAMSMAAGEYVSVSSQSDTEKADLARERAELAADPAAELEELTQIYVQRGLDEVLARQVAMQLSERNAFEAHARDELGMSEVTVARPVQAALTSALAFSAGGILPVLSAVMAPVSIAPLVIPLVSLIVLASLGALSASLGGAPVGKSVLRVTFWGAIAMAITAGIGKLFGISA; encoded by the coding sequence ATGCCTCATAGAGAATACCATTACACCGATCGGATTGGCTGGATTCGCGCTGCAGTCCTGGGAGCGAACGATGGGATTGTCTCCATTGCCAGCCTTCTCATGGGCGTGGCTGCGGCTGGAACCGGGCACTCCGGGATTTTAATCGCCGGGGTGGCGGGGTTGGTGGCAGGGGCAATGTCCATGGCGGCTGGAGAGTATGTCTCGGTCAGTTCCCAGTCCGATACGGAAAAAGCCGATCTTGCACGCGAGCGGGCAGAACTGGCGGCAGACCCGGCGGCAGAACTGGAAGAACTGACGCAAATATACGTACAGCGTGGCTTGGATGAGGTGCTGGCACGCCAGGTAGCCATGCAGTTGAGTGAGCGGAATGCCTTTGAAGCGCATGCCCGCGATGAGTTAGGGATGTCGGAAGTGACTGTGGCGCGCCCGGTACAGGCGGCATTGACCTCGGCACTGGCTTTTTCGGCTGGGGGAATTCTTCCGGTGCTTTCTGCAGTGATGGCGCCGGTTTCCATTGCTCCCCTGGTGATCCCCCTGGTTTCGTTGATTGTTCTGGCTTCGCTTGGTGCCCTTTCAGCCTCTCTGGGTGGGGCACCGGTTGGAAAATCGGTTTTGCGTGTCACTTTCTGGGGAGCCATTGCCATGGCGATCACTGCAGGGATTGGCAAACTTTTTGGTATCTCAGCCTGA
- a CDS encoding plasma-membrane proton-efflux P-type ATPase, whose amino-acid sequence MNMNLPDKQPLSIEQNKPALTGLSTAEAAERLKRYGSNAVREQKAHPVSLLIKKFWGPIPWMLEVTILLEIYLGKTTEAMIISALLVFNAMLSFFQERHAQNALELLRQKLTVQSRVLRDGTWQVIPAENLVPGDIIHLRMGDFIPADVKVLDGQIQMDQSSLTGESAPVDGGKGQEAYAGAIVKRGEATGEVIATGTQTKFGKTAELVRTAKTASHLEEVVFSIVKYLVVADVALAGIVAAYSVVLKLPWHTILPFILILLVASVPVALPAMFTLTTALGATELSRKGVLVSRLSAIEEAAAMDVLASDKTGTLTENRLSLAAIKPYPPFTEEEILQFAILASDEATQDPLDLAILEAARQRKITVSAELLQFTPFDPEKKRSEGLIKQPDGTTRKVMKGAPLTLAQLSGVGEKIEEEVHEFAQKGYRVLAVAVGNDDNHLRLAGLIGLYDPPRKDSKELIQSLGDLGIRVLMVTGDDAQTAQAVAQQVGLSGNVCSVEAIKSQGERVDDSCHIFAGVFPEDKIHLVQKLQKAGHIVGMTGDGVNDAPALKQAEVGIAVASATDVAKAAASLVLTTSGLGNILSAVKTSREIYQRMLTYTLNKIIKTFQIALFLSLGFLLSREFVITPLQIVLLLFANDFMTMSIATDRVTASSKPDRWNVFSLMKVALLLALPVLLLSFGFFYTAKSLLHLPLEQVQSLMFVMLVFTGQANVYLVRERHHVWNSVPSRWMLLGTLVDVLLVSLLASQGILIPAIPFSLIGMTLAVVGLYLLLIDRLKMRVFRLARF is encoded by the coding sequence ATGAACATGAATCTTCCAGATAAACAACCTCTGAGTATTGAGCAAAACAAACCTGCGCTGACCGGCTTATCCACTGCGGAAGCCGCAGAGCGGTTGAAACGATATGGTTCCAATGCAGTTCGGGAACAAAAAGCCCATCCCGTTTCCCTGCTGATAAAGAAATTTTGGGGACCTATTCCATGGATGCTGGAAGTGACGATTTTGCTGGAAATTTATCTTGGAAAAACCACCGAAGCCATGATCATCAGTGCTCTTCTGGTCTTCAATGCCATGCTGAGCTTTTTCCAGGAAAGGCATGCTCAAAATGCTTTGGAATTGCTGCGTCAGAAATTGACCGTTCAATCGCGGGTGCTTCGAGATGGTACATGGCAGGTAATACCAGCCGAGAATCTGGTGCCGGGAGATATCATTCACCTGCGCATGGGTGATTTCATCCCGGCGGATGTGAAGGTACTCGATGGACAAATCCAGATGGACCAATCGAGTTTAACCGGCGAATCTGCGCCTGTAGATGGGGGAAAAGGGCAAGAGGCCTATGCCGGGGCGATTGTCAAACGGGGAGAAGCAACAGGCGAAGTCATTGCTACCGGGACACAGACAAAATTTGGGAAGACCGCTGAACTGGTACGTACGGCAAAAACCGCCAGCCACCTGGAAGAGGTGGTCTTCTCCATCGTGAAATATCTGGTTGTGGCAGATGTGGCTCTGGCTGGAATTGTGGCTGCCTACTCGGTCGTTCTTAAACTTCCCTGGCACACCATCTTGCCTTTTATCCTCATTCTTCTGGTAGCCTCTGTACCTGTGGCTTTGCCTGCCATGTTTACGCTGACAACGGCGCTCGGGGCAACCGAACTATCCCGTAAGGGGGTACTGGTATCCCGGTTATCTGCAATTGAAGAAGCGGCAGCGATGGATGTGCTGGCGAGTGACAAAACCGGAACGCTTACCGAAAACCGTCTTAGCCTTGCGGCCATCAAGCCTTATCCTCCGTTTACGGAAGAGGAGATTTTGCAATTTGCCATTTTGGCTTCGGATGAGGCTACCCAGGACCCGTTAGATCTGGCGATTCTCGAAGCCGCCCGGCAAAGAAAAATTACTGTTTCCGCAGAGTTACTTCAATTCACACCCTTTGACCCGGAAAAGAAACGTTCTGAGGGATTGATAAAACAACCCGATGGCACGACCCGGAAAGTCATGAAAGGCGCGCCGCTCACCCTGGCACAATTGAGTGGAGTCGGTGAGAAGATTGAAGAAGAGGTTCATGAATTTGCCCAGAAGGGCTATCGGGTTTTAGCAGTGGCGGTGGGAAATGACGACAATCATCTCCGTCTAGCCGGGCTGATTGGCTTATACGATCCCCCCAGAAAAGACTCGAAGGAGTTAATTCAATCTCTCGGCGATTTAGGAATACGGGTATTGATGGTCACAGGGGATGATGCGCAGACGGCACAAGCCGTGGCTCAGCAGGTGGGGCTCTCCGGGAATGTTTGTTCTGTGGAGGCAATTAAGTCGCAAGGGGAAAGGGTAGATGATTCCTGTCATATTTTCGCAGGGGTATTCCCGGAGGACAAAATTCATCTGGTACAAAAACTGCAAAAGGCGGGTCACATTGTGGGGATGACCGGCGACGGCGTCAACGACGCCCCGGCTTTGAAGCAGGCTGAGGTAGGAATTGCCGTAGCCAGTGCCACGGATGTGGCAAAAGCCGCCGCAAGCCTGGTGCTGACGACCTCTGGACTCGGGAACATTTTGAGTGCCGTGAAGACAAGTCGGGAAATCTATCAGCGGATGCTGACGTACACCCTCAATAAAATTATCAAGACTTTCCAGATCGCCTTATTTTTGAGCCTGGGCTTTCTCCTGTCCAGAGAATTTGTCATTACCCCGTTGCAGATTGTTTTACTGTTGTTTGCCAATGATTTTATGACCATGTCCATAGCCACCGACCGGGTTACGGCATCTTCAAAACCCGACCGCTGGAATGTTTTCTCCCTCATGAAAGTCGCATTACTCCTTGCGTTGCCGGTACTGCTTCTCTCGTTTGGTTTTTTCTACACGGCAAAGAGCCTTCTGCACCTTCCCCTGGAACAGGTTCAGTCCTTGATGTTTGTCATGCTGGTGTTTACGGGGCAGGCGAATGTCTATCTGGTTCGAGAGAGGCATCATGTCTGGAACTCTGTTCCCAGCCGCTGGATGCTTCTGGGAACGCTGGTGGATGTCCTTCTGGTAAGCCTCCTGGCTTCTCAGGGGATTTTAATACCCGCGATTCCGTTTTCTCTCATTGGGATGACGCTGGCTGTTGTGGGGCTGTATTTGCTTCTGATAGATCGATTGAAGATGAGGGTCTTCAGATTGGCTCGGTTTTGA
- a CDS encoding phosphatidylglycerol lysyltransferase domain-containing protein — protein sequence MTENISTNLKRSSDLEIWGVRFSAVFTFVVGMVNLISAVQPALLERLTILREAAIPLEVRFGSRLTSAFAGFALLLLANGLFRRKRVAWILTTILLSVSMLSHLLKGLDFEEAGISLALLLVLILLRHSFHALSDPPSIRQGILVLVGAVLFTLMYGTIGFYLLDRHFSTPFNFSQAVRQTLMMFIAFYDPGLQPITGFGRYFADSIYVIGLGTLGFALLMLIRPVLVRQPATAEERMRAEKIIQQYGRTPLARAALFEDKSYFFGGEDTVIAYATSGRGAMALGDPIGPDHQMAMAIEKFRDYCSRNDWTPAFASTLPDYLEIYRSLGFEATCIGYEAIVDLKSFTLEGSQNKGLRNTISRMERNGYTTEVLLPPLEDKFIHELQQISDAWLTSRHGGEMHFSVGWFEENYIRHSPVIVVRGADGEIIAFANLVSEYQKNELTLDLMRHFSNVPNGTMDFLFVRMLQWAKQQGYDHFSLGLSAIVGVGEKPEDPRVEQALHTLAEYVSRFYNFKGLHAFKEKFHPHWEPRYLVYPGVGSLPLVLTTLLKVHSGENFLVKFLWN from the coding sequence ATGACGGAGAATATTTCAACAAACTTGAAGAGATCCTCAGATCTGGAAATATGGGGGGTAAGGTTTTCGGCTGTTTTTACCTTTGTAGTGGGGATGGTCAATCTGATTTCAGCCGTTCAACCGGCATTACTGGAGCGATTGACCATTCTGAGAGAAGCCGCCATCCCGCTGGAAGTTCGATTTGGAAGTCGGTTAACCTCTGCGTTTGCCGGTTTTGCTCTTTTGCTTCTGGCGAACGGATTGTTTCGGCGGAAGCGGGTTGCCTGGATCTTGACCACAATTCTTTTGAGTGTTTCTATGCTCAGCCATCTGCTTAAGGGGCTAGATTTTGAAGAGGCTGGGATTTCTCTGGCATTGCTCCTCGTCCTCATCCTGTTACGGCATAGTTTTCATGCCTTATCGGATCCCCCATCCATCAGGCAGGGGATTCTGGTACTTGTTGGGGCTGTCCTGTTTACGTTGATGTATGGAACGATTGGGTTCTACCTCCTGGACCGACATTTCAGCACCCCCTTTAATTTTTCCCAAGCGGTTCGTCAAACCCTGATGATGTTTATTGCCTTCTATGACCCCGGCCTGCAACCGATTACCGGTTTTGGACGTTACTTTGCCGATTCAATTTATGTCATCGGCCTTGGCACCCTGGGTTTTGCCCTCCTGATGCTGATTCGTCCCGTTCTGGTGCGTCAACCTGCCACGGCAGAGGAACGAATGCGCGCAGAGAAAATCATTCAGCAATACGGACGCACGCCGCTTGCCCGCGCCGCGTTGTTTGAAGACAAATCTTACTTCTTTGGCGGCGAGGATACCGTCATTGCTTACGCCACCAGCGGGCGTGGCGCCATGGCGTTAGGGGATCCCATAGGACCGGATCATCAAATGGCGATGGCAATCGAAAAATTTCGAGACTACTGTTCGCGAAATGATTGGACACCCGCCTTTGCCTCTACCCTGCCCGATTATTTGGAGATTTACCGATCCCTGGGCTTTGAGGCTACCTGTATTGGCTATGAAGCCATTGTGGATTTGAAAAGTTTTACTCTAGAAGGCAGTCAGAATAAAGGTTTGCGCAATACGATCAGCCGGATGGAGCGAAATGGGTATACCACCGAAGTACTTCTCCCGCCCCTGGAGGACAAATTCATCCACGAGTTACAACAGATCAGCGATGCGTGGTTAACTTCGCGCCATGGGGGAGAAATGCACTTTTCGGTTGGCTGGTTTGAAGAGAATTACATTCGCCACAGCCCGGTGATTGTGGTGCGCGGCGCGGACGGCGAGATTATCGCCTTTGCCAATCTGGTAAGCGAATACCAGAAGAACGAACTGACCCTGGACCTGATGCGTCATTTTTCCAATGTACCCAACGGCACGATGGATTTTCTATTCGTTAGAATGCTTCAATGGGCAAAACAACAGGGATATGATCATTTCAGTTTGGGATTGAGTGCGATTGTCGGAGTGGGAGAAAAACCGGAAGATCCACGTGTAGAACAGGCACTGCATACCCTTGCGGAGTATGTTTCCCGCTTTTACAACTTCAAAGGGCTGCATGCGTTCAAGGAAAAATTTCATCCGCATTGGGAGCCGCGATATCTGGTATATCCCGGGGTCGGTAGTCTTCCGCTGGTGCTTACTACGCTGCTAAAAGTCCATTCGGGAGAGAACTTCCTGGTCAAGTTTTTATGGAATTGA